A single genomic interval of Salinarchaeum sp. IM2453 harbors:
- a CDS encoding MFS transporter, giving the protein MNDSDRQLVKFTSLSHALFHGYELSIPLFIGFWITEMNTSAAMLGTIVAIGYGLIGLGGPVMGVLADHYNSKHLILLSATGMGTGFALLSTAQNLYMLTIAIVIWGVCASVYHPAGLSVISRSAENRGMVFAYHGAGGNIGTAAGPILTIVMLVFLDWQTAALILSIPAFLTTVIGFRMTIHTGNISETSLRSEFRNTIGTVVTIFNVVFILAFLSVILYGIYYRGLLTFLPEVLSDLDTGFTLGVSAGQEVFDTGQLMYTVLLTVGIFGQYVGGRLTNHVSSSLAFAGALASLGFLGFFFPVAYHFGAISMLVVSLLIGFVMYGTAPIYQVVIADYSPSESHGISYGLTYLAMFGVGATGASLAGIVLTYASYHVLFLLLGTLVFAGVGSMLLLRYSHSETNKRE; this is encoded by the coding sequence ATGAATGACAGTGATCGGCAGTTAGTGAAATTTACATCGCTATCACATGCCTTATTTCACGGCTACGAGTTATCTATCCCGCTTTTTATTGGGTTTTGGATAACTGAAATGAACACATCCGCAGCGATGCTTGGAACGATTGTTGCAATTGGATACGGATTGATCGGGTTAGGAGGACCCGTAATGGGAGTATTAGCTGACCACTATAATTCCAAACATCTTATCTTACTATCCGCAACTGGGATGGGAACCGGCTTTGCCTTACTCAGCACTGCACAGAACCTGTACATGCTAACCATTGCAATTGTCATCTGGGGAGTCTGTGCCAGTGTCTACCACCCTGCAGGATTATCGGTTATTAGCCGATCAGCAGAGAATAGAGGAATGGTATTCGCGTATCATGGGGCTGGAGGAAACATTGGAACTGCGGCCGGACCCATTTTGACTATTGTTATGCTGGTCTTTCTAGACTGGCAGACGGCTGCACTAATTTTATCAATTCCAGCATTTCTTACAACAGTTATTGGATTTCGCATGACCATTCATACCGGCAATATCTCTGAGACTTCACTTCGGTCTGAATTTCGAAATACCATCGGAACGGTTGTTACAATATTCAACGTTGTATTTATTCTTGCATTTCTGTCTGTGATCTTATATGGTATATACTATCGAGGCCTTCTCACGTTCCTACCAGAAGTCCTCTCTGACCTCGATACTGGTTTTACTCTGGGGGTTAGTGCTGGACAGGAAGTATTTGATACCGGCCAGCTAATGTACACTGTCTTGTTGACAGTGGGTATTTTTGGCCAATACGTAGGAGGAAGATTAACAAACCATGTGTCCAGTTCGCTTGCCTTTGCCGGAGCACTCGCAAGCTTAGGTTTCCTTGGATTTTTCTTTCCTGTAGCGTATCACTTTGGTGCAATTAGCATGCTGGTGGTTAGTCTGTTGATTGGCTTTGTCATGTACGGTACGGCCCCGATATATCAAGTTGTCATCGCAGATTATTCACCATCGGAGTCACACGGAATCTCGTATGGACTAACTTACTTAGCAATGTTTGGTGTAGGTGCTACTGGAGCGTCCTTGGCCGGTATTGTCCTGACTTATGCTAGTTATCATGTGCTGTTTCTTCTTCTGGGAACCCTTGTCTTTGCTGGCGTGGGTTCCATGTTACTGCTTAGATACAGTCACTCAGAAACAAACAAGCGTGAATAA
- a CDS encoding cupin domain-containing protein codes for MGWKRINLRDEQTNNSKPGRRWELSPILEIDAFNLNVAILNPDERLSENHYHYHENQKELIHVVEGKCQVEVEDDQLVITTDDVIMFETGSKGTHLVHNPFSDPAKVIAIGWPPEGRYPVEKVAKKSEILGKSNE; via the coding sequence ATGGGTTGGAAAAGAATAAACTTAAGAGATGAGCAGACAAATAACAGCAAACCTGGCCGCCGATGGGAACTATCCCCAATACTCGAAATTGATGCGTTTAATCTCAACGTTGCGATTCTGAATCCGGACGAACGACTCTCTGAGAATCACTATCACTACCACGAAAACCAGAAGGAATTAATCCACGTGGTGGAAGGGAAGTGTCAGGTTGAGGTAGAAGATGACCAGTTAGTTATAACAACAGATGATGTGATTATGTTCGAAACAGGATCCAAAGGGACACACTTAGTTCACAATCCATTTTCTGATCCTGCTAAAGTAATTGCGATTGGATGGCCTCCAGAAGGGAGATACCCCGTTGAGAAAGTAGCGAAGAAATCCGAAATACTCGGAAAATCAAATGAATAA
- a CDS encoding IclR family transcriptional regulator codes for MTKKSISSAKTTERSIEIIEALMDIEGGSLDELSEYMGLASSTVHRHLAALQKSGYVVKDGTNYKIGLQFLTVGGHAQRQYEHFHTYKKKVEEIAEETGERAQFIVEEQGERVYLYTDVGSSAVHTGAQAGRRGLLHVSAGGKAILSQLPNSRIEKIIKKHGLPKRGKNSITSKKELFNELEQIRDQGYAVNRQETTNGVHAIGAPVTDDNQVVIGALSVSGPATRLQNRYLNEELPEIILSAVNEIELDIRHSP; via the coding sequence ATGACTAAAAAAAGCATTTCGTCCGCTAAAACAACCGAACGTTCGATTGAGATCATAGAAGCCTTAATGGACATCGAAGGCGGATCACTGGATGAATTATCCGAATATATGGGACTAGCATCAAGTACCGTTCATCGGCATCTTGCTGCACTTCAAAAGTCCGGATACGTTGTAAAAGATGGAACAAATTATAAAATTGGCTTACAGTTTCTAACGGTTGGAGGTCACGCCCAGCGTCAATATGAGCATTTTCATACATATAAAAAGAAAGTTGAAGAGATTGCTGAGGAGACTGGGGAGCGCGCTCAATTTATTGTCGAAGAACAGGGGGAACGGGTCTATTTATATACTGATGTGGGTAGTAGCGCAGTTCATACGGGGGCTCAAGCGGGTCGACGGGGATTACTTCATGTGAGTGCAGGTGGAAAGGCTATCTTATCACAACTTCCTAATTCACGGATTGAGAAAATAATCAAAAAACATGGACTTCCGAAGAGAGGAAAAAATAGCATTACCTCAAAAAAGGAGCTATTTAACGAACTTGAGCAAATACGAGATCAGGGATACGCAGTCAACCGACAGGAGACAACAAATGGGGTCCACGCTATTGGAGCGCCAGTTACAGACGACAATCAAGTAGTTATTGGAGCATTAAGTGTATCGGGACCGGCTACACGGTTGCAAAATAGATACCTGAATGAAGAACTCCCAGAGATTATTCTATCAGCAGTCAATGAGATTGAGTTAGATATTCGCCACTCCCCCTGA